The proteins below are encoded in one region of Telopea speciosissima isolate NSW1024214 ecotype Mountain lineage chromosome 10, Tspe_v1, whole genome shotgun sequence:
- the LOC122643156 gene encoding transcription factor bHLH106, which produces MQSENSPGCSELYEILAGAGGIDVGSGSYGFPMNYDFTAVPSFSGGSPFHPLEMSGITEMPQARALAASRNHKEAEKRRRERINSHLDRLRSLLPCNSKTDKASLLAMVIQHVKELKQQTSDITELELFPSETDEIAVFSGDLYGRSILKASVCCEDRSDLLPDLIQTLKTLHLKTLRAEMATLGGRIRNVLLVTGEGDRCCGDESIGFLRDALKSLVERSSSSDRSKRRRFVDKR; this is translated from the exons ATGCAGTCAGAAAATTCGCCGGGATGTTCAGAGCTCTACGAGATTCTCGCCGGAGCTGGTGGAATCGACGTTGGTTCTGGGTCGTATGGGTTTCCGATGAATTATGATTTCACGGCAGTTCCGAGTTTCTCTGGGGGTTCCCCATTTCACCCCTTGGAGATGTCTGGAATTACAGAGATGCCACAAGCTAGAGCTCTCGCTGCTTCCAGGAATCATAAAGAAGCTGAGAAACGGAGGAGAGAGCGAATTAATTCCCATCTTGATCGGCTTCGTAGCCTCCTTCCTTGCAACTCCAaa ACAGACAAAGCTTCATTGTTGGCGATGGTGATTCAACATGTTAAGGAGTTAAAGCAGCAAACCTCAGATATCACAGAGCTCGAGTTGTTCCCTTCTGAAACCGACGAGATCGCTGTGTTTTCCGGTGATCTTTACGGGAGGTCAATTCTGAAGGCATCGGTCTGTTGCGAAGATCGATCCGATCTCTTACCTGACTTGATCCAGACATTAAAAACGCTTCACTTGAAGACACTAAGAGCAGAAATGGCAACCTTAGGTGGAAGAATCCGAAACGTTCTTCTCGTCACCGGAGAAGGAGATCGGTGTTGTGGTGATGAATCAATCGGTTTCTTACGCGATGCTTTGAAATCTCTTGTCGAACGATCTAGCTCCAGCGATCGTTCTAAAAGGCGTCGATTCGTAgacaaaagatga